The following coding sequences lie in one Thalassoglobus polymorphus genomic window:
- a CDS encoding DUF1257 domain-containing protein has protein sequence MSHIVSIQTEVRDPVAIRSACDRLKLPEPVFGKVKLFSSSETGWSVQLPEWRYPVVADVNTGTLAFDNYNGRWGEQKQLDRFLQRYAVEKASLEARKAGHSVIEQPLKDGSIKLTVNVGDAV, from the coding sequence TTGTCGCACATTGTTTCGATTCAGACAGAAGTCCGTGATCCCGTCGCCATTCGGTCGGCGTGTGATCGACTCAAATTGCCGGAGCCAGTCTTCGGCAAAGTGAAATTGTTTAGCAGTTCGGAAACGGGCTGGTCTGTGCAGTTGCCGGAGTGGCGTTATCCGGTGGTGGCTGATGTCAACACCGGCACGCTCGCCTTCGACAATTACAACGGTCGGTGGGGTGAACAGAAGCAACTCGATCGGTTCCTGCAAAGATACGCGGTTGAGAAAGCATCATTGGAAGCGCGCAAGGCGGGGCATTCTGTGATCGAACAACCCTTGAAAGATGGTTCAATCAAATTGACCGTGAATGTGGGAGATGCTGTATGA
- a CDS encoding AAA family ATPase, protein MHISTITFSNFRCFGSSPTTINLKRVNVLIGENGAGKSAVLVGFARLFGIATDDRTVRVDDFHIDRGKTRSDFDEDGIKLWIEARIEFPELQDDTDEESFQTIPQNFRQMLVDDTGSVPHCRIRLIAEWQKGNLPDGEIEQTLYWVTKATNDEEEFSENDCFPMKPVDRQQIHVHYVPASRDPSKHLRVATRSMLKRLLDSAIWSDDLADQVENATEELGKSIAEEKSIQELQSQINNAWKSLYNRKRFTGLSLELESQRLEDVVSTLSARLLTEDSSQSDGVQRLSDGLRSLLYFTLVKSSFVIEQDAVTSDQEEATFDRDKLNPPLLTLFAIEEPETHLAPHLLGRILKMIRDLVESYRAQAVFSSHSPSVMNRIEPEEVRHLALDPSTDCTIISELPIPTGDQVAEKFIRQAVQAFPELYFARAVVLGEGDSEVIILNRLFEANDYPTDPNVISIVPLGGRHVNHMWKLLSSLSISFVTILDLDRERSGGGWGRIHYVCEQLIENGVDRDQLLLVGDGDDAHVLSDEEFEEMKKWKISSPELMNWVESLEQYGVFFSSPLDIDFLLYRAFRDVYKQTTTSGPRQLSEKEDVAAKQKQALKKAVLRDVLTAGQTYSDAEIASFSWYRHLFLTRSKPATHMSALSMIEDDAFLENCPEVLTRLLTCLTERAKQGQGDS, encoded by the coding sequence ATGCATATTTCAACGATTACATTTTCTAATTTTCGCTGTTTTGGTTCCTCACCAACTACGATCAACCTGAAACGGGTCAACGTGCTCATTGGTGAGAATGGAGCTGGAAAATCTGCTGTTCTGGTGGGCTTCGCCCGGCTGTTTGGCATCGCAACTGACGATCGAACAGTACGCGTTGACGACTTTCACATCGATCGAGGAAAGACAAGGTCGGACTTTGATGAAGACGGAATCAAACTATGGATTGAGGCACGGATTGAGTTTCCAGAACTACAAGACGACACCGATGAAGAATCTTTCCAGACGATCCCACAAAACTTTCGTCAAATGCTTGTTGATGACACCGGCAGTGTTCCTCACTGTCGAATTCGCCTCATTGCGGAATGGCAAAAGGGCAACCTTCCCGATGGCGAGATTGAGCAAACACTGTATTGGGTAACGAAGGCAACTAACGATGAAGAAGAGTTCAGCGAGAACGACTGCTTCCCAATGAAGCCCGTCGATCGTCAACAAATTCATGTGCACTATGTCCCAGCTTCACGTGATCCCTCAAAACACCTGCGCGTGGCAACACGCTCGATGCTGAAGCGACTTCTGGATTCTGCAATTTGGAGCGACGATCTCGCTGATCAGGTTGAAAACGCTACGGAGGAGCTTGGGAAATCTATTGCAGAGGAAAAGTCAATCCAAGAGCTTCAGTCCCAGATCAACAATGCTTGGAAATCACTGTATAACCGTAAACGTTTTACGGGACTGAGCCTCGAACTGGAGTCTCAACGCTTGGAAGACGTTGTCTCGACTCTCTCAGCGAGGTTGTTGACTGAGGATAGTTCTCAGTCCGACGGAGTTCAACGATTGAGTGATGGTTTGCGATCTTTACTCTACTTTACGCTCGTGAAAAGCTCATTCGTTATTGAACAAGACGCAGTGACCTCTGACCAAGAAGAAGCGACATTTGATCGAGACAAGCTCAATCCACCCCTTTTGACCCTGTTTGCGATTGAGGAACCGGAAACTCATTTAGCACCGCATCTTTTGGGACGAATTCTGAAGATGATTCGTGATCTTGTTGAATCGTACCGAGCACAAGCGGTTTTCAGTTCGCATTCCCCTTCGGTTATGAATCGTATTGAACCAGAAGAGGTGCGGCATCTCGCTCTTGACCCGTCAACAGATTGCACGATCATCTCTGAACTTCCAATCCCGACTGGAGATCAGGTCGCGGAGAAGTTTATACGCCAAGCTGTTCAAGCGTTTCCCGAGTTATACTTTGCTCGTGCTGTCGTACTCGGCGAAGGTGATAGCGAAGTAATCATCTTGAATCGGCTCTTTGAGGCAAATGACTATCCAACAGATCCCAATGTGATTTCGATCGTGCCCCTGGGCGGACGGCATGTCAATCACATGTGGAAACTCCTCAGTAGTCTCTCAATCTCTTTTGTGACGATTCTCGATTTGGATCGGGAACGTTCGGGAGGCGGTTGGGGAAGGATTCATTATGTTTGTGAGCAGCTCATCGAGAATGGCGTTGATCGCGATCAACTGCTGCTAGTTGGGGATGGAGACGATGCTCACGTATTGTCTGATGAGGAATTCGAAGAAATGAAGAAATGGAAGATATCATCCCCCGAATTAATGAATTGGGTCGAGTCACTCGAACAGTATGGTGTCTTTTTCTCATCTCCTCTCGATATCGATTTCCTGCTCTATCGCGCATTTCGCGACGTGTACAAACAGACCACGACTTCTGGACCTCGGCAGCTTTCCGAGAAAGAGGATGTGGCCGCAAAACAAAAACAAGCTCTGAAAAAAGCAGTACTTCGCGATGTTCTCACAGCTGGACAAACATATTCAGATGCGGAGATAGCGTCTTTCAGCTGGTATCGCCATCTTTTTCTTACACGTAGCAAACCTGCAACCCACATGTCAGCATTATCGATGATCGAGGACGATGCCTTCCTTGAAAACTGTCCGGAAGTGTTGACGAGATTGTTGACATGTCTGACTGAGCGAGCCAAGCAAGGACAGGGTGATTCGTGA
- a CDS encoding UvrD-helicase domain-containing protein: MKRTITPEEWSPVGVSSLEQAAEFAVRSETNGVVVAGPGAGKTELLAQRADYLLRTGICAPPRRILAISFKRDAARNLEERVAERLPKEMASRFDSWTFDKFSKQMLDRFRKGLPTCWRPVDNYELSFWIKEQNAGRILENCASALGLGLGDIAHIPRREWYNDVFIGAFPLLEDIAEYSDDLEYRLATAFWKGCLVRQPSIINFQMISRLVELQLRMNPAIRNGLRATYAFVFLDEFQDTTNLQYDIVKTAFHDSSTILTAVGDPKQCIMTWAGALDGVMKTFANDFSAKPYILRRNYRSEPELITILGSLAKQIEPDAIEPAHGTGKTSGEGQCRVFEFADDRAEAHAISQLLDYSVKQENIPPREICILCRKLVVNYSQELFRSVEHRAEGYGIRDESSLQDLLAEPITIILSDAITVATGTSESESWSRLQELLAITTPKGKGRRTASRMLSLGIDYLAASLLVTEPEPDKLLEVLQGVLAVFGVERLKQQFPQYIQGDYFDKLMTQFCDNLCTRFVSEASPLDGWRTALQSIIGMNSIPMMTVHKSKGLEYHTVIFMGLEDAAFNNLKDPVEEGNNFFVAFSRAKKRVVFTFSRRRFGSQQRQTNVQLLYDWLAAAGVQIEPADQLDFLNGIPSIQHE; the protein is encoded by the coding sequence GTGAAGCGTACTATCACCCCAGAGGAATGGAGCCCAGTTGGTGTATCGAGTCTGGAACAGGCTGCAGAATTTGCTGTTCGAAGTGAGACGAACGGTGTCGTTGTTGCTGGTCCAGGAGCAGGCAAAACAGAACTTTTGGCTCAGCGTGCCGATTACTTGTTGCGGACCGGAATATGTGCTCCCCCGAGAAGAATTTTAGCAATCAGCTTCAAGAGAGACGCAGCTCGTAATCTCGAAGAACGAGTCGCTGAGCGACTGCCGAAAGAGATGGCGAGTCGATTTGATTCCTGGACATTCGACAAGTTTAGCAAACAGATGCTCGACCGATTCAGGAAGGGGCTGCCGACTTGTTGGCGACCTGTTGATAATTACGAACTCAGTTTCTGGATCAAAGAGCAGAATGCAGGTCGAATTCTGGAGAATTGTGCATCGGCGCTTGGTCTCGGTCTTGGTGACATTGCTCATATTCCAAGAAGAGAGTGGTATAACGATGTCTTCATCGGAGCTTTTCCGCTGCTCGAAGACATCGCTGAATACTCAGATGATCTTGAATACCGATTAGCAACCGCCTTCTGGAAAGGTTGTCTCGTCAGACAACCGTCCATCATCAATTTTCAAATGATCTCAAGGCTCGTCGAGTTGCAACTCCGGATGAACCCTGCAATTCGCAACGGGCTGCGTGCCACTTATGCGTTCGTGTTTCTTGACGAGTTCCAAGACACGACGAATTTGCAATATGATATCGTTAAAACAGCTTTTCACGATTCATCAACGATTCTGACGGCCGTTGGCGATCCGAAGCAGTGTATCATGACGTGGGCCGGTGCCCTCGATGGTGTCATGAAGACATTCGCCAACGATTTTTCAGCGAAACCTTACATTCTGCGTCGAAATTATCGATCCGAACCCGAGCTCATCACCATCCTCGGGAGTCTTGCCAAACAGATCGAACCCGATGCCATTGAACCCGCGCATGGAACGGGGAAAACATCTGGCGAAGGTCAATGTCGAGTCTTTGAATTCGCTGATGATCGCGCAGAAGCACATGCAATCTCACAATTGCTTGATTATTCGGTGAAGCAAGAGAACATCCCACCGCGCGAAATCTGTATCCTATGCCGAAAACTGGTGGTCAACTACTCCCAAGAACTGTTCCGATCTGTAGAGCATCGTGCGGAAGGTTATGGAATTCGAGACGAGTCTTCGTTACAGGATCTTCTTGCGGAACCGATCACAATAATCCTTTCGGATGCCATCACAGTTGCCACTGGAACCTCTGAAAGCGAATCGTGGTCTCGACTTCAGGAGTTGTTGGCGATAACGACACCGAAGGGCAAGGGGAGACGCACAGCGAGTCGTATGCTGTCATTGGGAATCGACTATTTGGCGGCATCGTTGCTCGTCACAGAGCCTGAACCAGACAAATTGCTCGAAGTTCTTCAAGGCGTTCTGGCTGTATTTGGAGTCGAAAGACTGAAACAGCAGTTCCCCCAATACATTCAGGGTGACTACTTCGACAAACTGATGACTCAGTTCTGTGATAATCTCTGCACTAGATTTGTTTCAGAAGCGTCACCTTTAGATGGTTGGCGAACAGCACTTCAATCGATAATTGGTATGAATTCCATTCCAATGATGACAGTCCATAAAAGTAAAGGGCTCGAATACCATACTGTCATCTTCATGGGCCTCGAAGACGCCGCGTTCAACAATCTCAAAGACCCAGTCGAAGAGGGAAACAATTTTTTCGTAGCATTCTCCCGCGCTAAGAAACGCGTTGTATTTACGTTTTCAAGAAGGCGATTCGGAAGTCAACAGAGGCAAACGAATGTGCAGCTACTCTATGACTGGCTCGCAGCTGCTGGGGTGCAAATAGAACCGGCGGATCAACTTGATTTTTTAAATGGAATTCCATCAATCCAACACGAATAA
- a CDS encoding TolC family protein, whose amino-acid sequence MSKSSYRRHILSIGLVPFVGLGCASARTQLANMIMPAEATTQVVAVAEKPALERPTIELTSPSIEAVEKSTTSADQIEVVNFQSDPNEQTNTPKEPGKLPPAPPTSSSPTQTGLTLQALEEMAFQNNPSIQQANAVAAKASGIHYQVGRKPNPSIGYFGEEIGNEGAGGLHGAFVSQTFVRGNKLAWNEQVIGHDVESVRWQAEAQRQRVRTDIRIQFYEALAAQKRLELARDFRDIAEKGVDVSQQRVDALVGTRPDVLQSEIQLNEVELIIQEAEFDFESAWNQLAAIAGVPGMEAPTLAGELQPSDLERETDALYQQIVSQSPLISAAQARVHRAQANMQRQNVQAIPNVNGQLGVGRDDGTGDAFANIQLSLPIPYNNKNTGNISAAHAEYCEATQNVQRLKMQIRQNLAIALRDYQVAQANVQRYQSAILPKAQETLDLVQEAQVAGEFDFLRVLTARRAYFDANLNYVASLGNLATANARIEGLLLTGGLSNVVTYDGDDGLRGQALSGQ is encoded by the coding sequence ATGAGCAAGTCATCGTATCGCCGTCATATTCTTTCTATCGGACTTGTTCCCTTTGTGGGGCTGGGATGTGCTTCGGCGAGAACTCAACTCGCAAACATGATTATGCCTGCGGAAGCGACCACTCAGGTTGTGGCTGTGGCAGAGAAGCCAGCTTTGGAACGACCAACTATCGAATTGACCAGTCCGTCCATTGAGGCCGTTGAAAAGTCAACAACTTCGGCTGACCAAATTGAGGTTGTCAATTTTCAGTCTGACCCGAACGAGCAGACCAACACCCCGAAGGAACCTGGAAAACTTCCGCCCGCCCCGCCGACAAGTTCTTCTCCAACTCAAACAGGATTGACTCTCCAGGCGTTGGAGGAGATGGCGTTTCAAAACAATCCCTCGATCCAGCAAGCGAACGCCGTGGCAGCTAAAGCGTCTGGAATCCATTATCAAGTGGGGCGAAAGCCGAATCCTTCAATCGGCTACTTCGGGGAAGAGATTGGGAACGAAGGAGCAGGCGGGCTGCATGGTGCATTTGTCTCACAAACCTTCGTCCGCGGCAACAAACTCGCCTGGAACGAACAGGTAATTGGGCACGATGTTGAATCGGTTCGGTGGCAGGCTGAAGCACAACGGCAACGTGTCCGCACCGACATTCGCATCCAGTTCTATGAAGCCCTGGCTGCCCAAAAGCGTTTGGAACTGGCCCGTGACTTCCGAGACATTGCAGAGAAAGGAGTAGACGTTTCCCAACAGCGTGTTGACGCATTGGTTGGAACGCGCCCCGATGTCCTTCAATCGGAAATACAACTAAATGAAGTTGAACTGATTATCCAGGAGGCTGAGTTCGACTTTGAATCGGCCTGGAACCAGTTGGCTGCCATTGCTGGAGTTCCTGGAATGGAGGCTCCCACATTGGCAGGAGAGCTTCAACCGTCTGATTTAGAGCGAGAGACCGATGCATTATACCAACAGATTGTCTCGCAGAGTCCATTGATTTCGGCGGCGCAGGCTCGTGTTCACCGCGCCCAGGCGAACATGCAGCGTCAGAATGTCCAGGCAATTCCCAACGTCAATGGTCAACTTGGTGTCGGACGAGATGACGGAACCGGTGACGCATTTGCCAATATCCAGTTGAGTTTGCCGATTCCCTACAACAACAAGAACACGGGGAACATCTCAGCAGCTCACGCCGAATACTGTGAAGCCACTCAGAACGTCCAGCGGCTCAAGATGCAGATTCGACAGAATTTAGCCATCGCACTGCGAGACTATCAAGTCGCTCAGGCGAACGTACAACGGTATCAATCAGCAATTCTGCCCAAAGCCCAGGAAACGCTGGACCTAGTTCAGGAAGCCCAGGTGGCTGGGGAATTTGATTTCCTGCGAGTGCTAACAGCACGCCGGGCTTACTTCGATGCAAACTTGAATTACGTTGCCAGCCTGGGAAATCTCGCTACAGCGAACGCCAGAATTGAAGGACTTCTCCTGACTGGTGGGCTATCCAATGTCGTCACTTATGACGGAGACGACGGTCTGCGTGGACAGGCATTAAGTGGTCAATAA
- a CDS encoding DUF6915 family protein, with translation MNPYHHALSSAQKFGGIVDDYLPIHQWFDESKAFFPDFRHRALRHHAEGIFLCERLFGATITNSDDREISTRFIGEQHVKEDLGRIPTVQDWLSCLAPERWMLTAGGARENKKSTDRDKDRSVGPVSSSLLQGYKHDNTSG, from the coding sequence TTGAACCCGTATCACCATGCCCTTTCATCCGCGCAGAAGTTTGGCGGAATAGTCGATGACTACCTGCCAATTCATCAGTGGTTCGACGAGAGCAAAGCCTTCTTTCCCGACTTCAGACACCGTGCTCTCCGTCATCATGCGGAGGGCATTTTTCTTTGTGAGCGACTATTCGGCGCGACGATCACGAATAGCGACGACCGTGAGATTTCGACCCGATTCATCGGTGAGCAACATGTGAAGGAAGACCTCGGTCGGATTCCGACAGTACAGGACTGGCTGAGTTGTCTGGCTCCAGAACGCTGGATGCTGACAGCCGGAGGGGCCAGAGAAAACAAAAAATCTACTGACAGAGACAAAGACAGATCAGTGGGACCTGTCTCCAGCTCTCTACTACAAGGATACAAACATGACAACACTTCTGGATAA
- a CDS encoding transposase codes for MICVDANGIPIGIDTESANRNEVILIEPLLDKLALQNRQPKRVIYDKAADSDKLRKRLAARDIDLICPHKKSRVSPPLQDGHKLRRYRRRWIVERTIAWLHNYCRIVTRWERHDFLYESFVILGCAFTLLKRF; via the coding sequence ATGATCTGCGTCGATGCGAACGGAATTCCCATTGGCATCGACACCGAATCTGCCAACCGCAATGAAGTCATTTTGATCGAACCATTGCTGGATAAATTGGCTTTGCAAAATCGACAACCCAAACGTGTCATTTATGACAAAGCGGCCGACAGCGACAAGCTTCGCAAGCGACTGGCAGCGCGGGATATTGACTTGATCTGTCCTCACAAGAAAAGCCGAGTCAGCCCGCCTCTGCAAGACGGTCACAAGCTTAGACGCTACCGACGAAGATGGATCGTGGAACGTACCATTGCCTGGCTGCATAACTATTGTCGAATTGTCACCCGCTGGGAACGCCATGATTTTCTCTACGAAAGCTTCGTCATCCTCGGATGTGCATTTACACTACTCAAAAGGTTTTGA
- a CDS encoding DUF6878 family protein has translation MPDAEPLADALSCWQKKQREQELIAREKLRDACNQLADLGVDKVVISYDGYGDSGTVESPIAYCGEDSFDLSDELKEVLTDTADANLPCGWEINDGAFGELTLDVQARKLTREHNWRVTEYQTEEEDIPL, from the coding sequence ATGCCTGATGCTGAACCATTGGCTGATGCCCTCAGCTGTTGGCAAAAGAAACAACGTGAACAAGAACTTATTGCTCGCGAGAAACTTCGCGACGCCTGTAATCAACTTGCTGATCTGGGAGTGGACAAGGTCGTCATCAGTTATGACGGCTACGGAGATTCGGGAACTGTGGAATCTCCGATTGCATATTGTGGCGAAGATTCGTTTGATCTCTCGGACGAACTCAAAGAGGTTTTAACGGATACGGCGGATGCGAATCTGCCATGCGGTTGGGAGATCAATGATGGTGCGTTCGGCGAGTTGACGCTTGACGTACAAGCGCGCAAGTTGACCCGTGAACACAATTGGCGAGTGACCGAATACCAGACCGAGGAGGAGGACATTCCACTTTGA
- a CDS encoding ATP-dependent endonuclease encodes MNEPHNTSLPVLILLEGPHDVEFLRRISRVLAEVDPAVPSLATLEQSHEIAILPLGGNGPQPWMQRLTPLCRAAFSLFDREMSPESEQRRLAVDQLNLLSKHRSFMTGKRSLENYLHLQAIRDARDVSVNFGDDDDVAELAALEILRSKGIQREWTSLSLRTRKRLRNQAKQWLNRDAVDCMTPELLADSDPAGEVTSWLHAIAKLVSQ; translated from the coding sequence ATGAATGAACCTCACAACACGTCACTCCCAGTGTTGATACTGTTAGAGGGGCCGCATGATGTGGAATTCTTGCGACGCATCAGCCGGGTACTCGCCGAAGTCGATCCCGCTGTTCCCAGTCTCGCAACTCTGGAACAATCACATGAGATTGCCATTCTCCCTCTGGGTGGCAACGGACCACAGCCGTGGATGCAACGACTCACTCCACTCTGCCGAGCGGCATTCTCACTGTTTGATCGCGAAATGTCGCCGGAAAGTGAGCAACGGCGATTGGCTGTTGATCAACTCAACTTGCTGTCGAAGCATCGTTCCTTCATGACCGGCAAGCGGAGTCTGGAGAACTATCTGCATCTCCAGGCGATTCGCGATGCTCGCGACGTGTCTGTGAACTTTGGCGACGATGACGATGTGGCGGAACTGGCTGCGTTGGAGATCCTGCGTAGTAAAGGAATTCAGCGAGAATGGACATCGCTGTCATTACGGACTCGCAAACGACTCCGTAATCAGGCCAAGCAATGGCTGAATCGAGACGCCGTCGATTGCATGACGCCTGAACTATTGGCCGACAGCGATCCGGCGGGCGAGGTCACTTCGTGGCTGCATGCCATTGCTAAACTCGTCAGTCAGTGA
- a CDS encoding DUF2997 domain-containing protein: MSKTIEITIAPNGQSRVETKGFVGNECLEASRFIERSLGQHLDEQLTSEFYASQKAETQQHHNQ, translated from the coding sequence ATGAGCAAGACGATCGAAATCACCATCGCACCCAATGGTCAATCACGAGTGGAGACGAAGGGCTTTGTTGGCAATGAATGCCTGGAAGCCAGCCGGTTCATCGAACGGTCACTCGGCCAACATCTCGACGAACAATTGACGTCCGAGTTCTATGCCAGCCAGAAGGCGGAAACTCAGCAACATCACAACCAGTAG
- a CDS encoding transposase, translating to MELTLIWWSKRERASSTSASRTDRTVTLTDKQWDLISNLFRWTPLTSKGGRPKIHPRDCLEGILWVLVSGARWKDLPKEYPSKATCHRRFVEWTKDGRLLKVWQRLLELTDSRKAIDLSETFADGTLSSGKKGAEALARLVVGRGRK from the coding sequence ATGGAATTGACGCTGATCTGGTGGTCCAAACGGGAGCGGGCTTCCTCAACTTCAGCGTCCAGGACGGATCGCACAGTCACTTTGACTGATAAACAATGGGATTTGATCTCAAATCTGTTTCGCTGGACTCCTCTCACCTCAAAAGGAGGTCGTCCCAAAATCCACCCTCGGGACTGCCTGGAAGGGATCTTGTGGGTGCTGGTGAGCGGTGCTCGTTGGAAAGATTTACCAAAGGAGTATCCATCAAAAGCGACTTGCCATCGGCGATTTGTCGAATGGACGAAGGATGGTCGGCTGCTCAAGGTGTGGCAACGTTTGCTTGAACTGACCGACTCCCGCAAGGCGATTGATCTCTCCGAAACATTTGCTGACGGAACGCTTTCGTCAGGTAAAAAAGGGGCAGAAGCATTGGCCCGACTCGTCGTGGGAAGGGGACGAAAGTGA
- a CDS encoding efflux RND transporter periplasmic adaptor subunit has protein sequence MDVTTKHATSSPPNKVDDKPVESPPQGRSRGVFGRTARLVLSSLGPTLVLIGFAAVFYYGHHHDWRIPKFAALTGPVETSVDDWCEEHAVPESICVECDPTLMPKGPDYGWCADHGVHNCTLDHPDVSQLKEPPSQKELVADLQRAVRAFEIAPRKENNSSCGIYKTRIQFASIEAVQQAGVDVELVERQSIVESIFGNGEIVYDPTRLASLASRVPGSVWSVSKNIGDPVSEGEVLAVIDAVEVGDLKTMLLRSLAEEKLQRQNVARLSQAGKSGAIAGSRILDAEAALAKAHADVLSAEQSLINLGLPVDVDRLRELSEKQVLNELRMLGIPESLRNQINLETATTNLLPILSPMNGIVVQRSVTPGEVVNPSRILFQVADTQQMWLQLSVPLENMDQLEVGQQIRFTPDGSRRVVEGKLDWVSTSVDKETRMVGVRAILANTDGKLRNETFGMGEIILREESDAIVIPTGSSHWEGCCQVVFVRDKNYFDSPDSYKVFHVRSVRLGAINGDVTEVLSGVLPGEVIATAGSDVLKAQLLKNNLGAGCDCVAE, from the coding sequence ATGGATGTGACGACCAAGCACGCTACATCTTCTCCACCAAATAAAGTCGATGACAAACCAGTTGAATCGCCTCCTCAAGGGCGATCTCGGGGAGTCTTCGGTCGTACCGCCAGACTCGTGCTTTCCAGCTTAGGACCGACGCTGGTGCTGATTGGCTTCGCAGCGGTATTTTATTATGGACACCATCACGATTGGCGAATCCCCAAGTTTGCTGCATTGACGGGACCAGTAGAAACTTCAGTCGATGACTGGTGCGAAGAGCACGCTGTGCCCGAGTCGATCTGCGTCGAATGTGATCCGACTTTGATGCCAAAAGGTCCCGACTATGGTTGGTGCGCCGATCATGGCGTCCACAATTGTACGCTTGATCACCCGGATGTATCCCAACTCAAGGAACCGCCCTCTCAGAAGGAGCTTGTTGCGGACTTGCAACGAGCAGTGCGAGCATTCGAGATCGCACCTCGCAAAGAAAACAACAGCAGCTGTGGCATCTACAAGACCCGGATTCAATTCGCATCGATCGAAGCAGTGCAACAGGCGGGAGTTGATGTCGAGTTGGTCGAGCGACAGTCGATTGTTGAGTCGATCTTCGGCAACGGCGAAATTGTCTACGATCCAACGCGACTCGCCAGCCTGGCGTCTCGTGTTCCGGGGAGCGTTTGGAGCGTTTCCAAAAACATTGGTGATCCAGTTTCTGAAGGAGAAGTACTGGCGGTCATCGATGCTGTGGAAGTGGGTGACTTGAAGACAATGTTGTTGCGGTCACTCGCTGAAGAAAAACTCCAGCGGCAAAACGTTGCCCGGTTGTCGCAAGCTGGGAAAAGTGGAGCGATTGCTGGTTCGAGAATCCTTGATGCCGAAGCCGCCCTTGCCAAAGCACACGCCGACGTCCTCAGTGCTGAACAATCACTGATCAACCTGGGATTGCCGGTCGATGTAGATCGGCTGCGCGAGCTATCGGAGAAGCAAGTGCTTAACGAACTTCGCATGCTCGGAATCCCTGAATCGTTACGCAACCAGATCAACTTAGAAACTGCTACAACGAATTTGCTGCCGATTCTCTCACCAATGAACGGGATTGTCGTTCAACGATCTGTGACTCCCGGTGAAGTCGTCAATCCATCTCGAATTCTATTTCAAGTCGCCGACACCCAGCAGATGTGGCTGCAACTGAGCGTGCCGCTAGAGAATATGGATCAACTCGAAGTGGGTCAGCAGATCCGATTTACTCCAGACGGGAGTCGTCGTGTTGTTGAGGGGAAACTGGACTGGGTCAGCACATCGGTTGACAAGGAAACACGGATGGTGGGAGTGCGCGCCATTCTCGCCAACACAGATGGAAAGCTGCGGAACGAAACATTCGGCATGGGGGAAATCATCCTGCGCGAAGAATCCGATGCCATCGTGATCCCGACTGGATCATCGCATTGGGAAGGTTGCTGTCAGGTCGTCTTCGTTCGCGACAAAAACTATTTCGACAGCCCCGACAGCTACAAAGTCTTCCATGTTCGTTCCGTCCGATTGGGAGCCATTAACGGTGATGTCACCGAAGTTCTCTCCGGTGTGTTGCCCGGCGAAGTCATTGCGACTGCGGGCAGCGATGTGTTGAAAGCACAGTTACTGAAAAACAATCTTGGTGCAGGCTGTGACTGCGTCGCTGAATAA